aagagagattattatatgagcttgtgtgttgtacagATTTCAAGAAACGAGTGTTAGGTTTTTGTATTGCATGAGAGAGGGCAAGGGTTAATACAATTCTgacacgagttttgtaaaatcagtatgacacacatgcgagtgtaataatttctttattatccagattattagtgttattttttaaatgaataacaagggttatctcaaaatgtttcaaccacaactagaaagagatgatgaaatgacgtcatatttcacatgcacagcTTGAATTGAgcccaaaattatgtcattacatttgttattatacatgtgcttcgtatgatttttattaactcagttatgttgaactatgtggataataatacttggtattactacatgtatttgttttaaactgaTGTTTATTAAACACTAAAAACATTTCTGCTAAGTGCTATTTTAAACACTGCTTTATATACCTGAATGACATCAGTTGCtgttgaaataacaaaaaacacaaaaacaacaagacTCCTCGTATCAAAATGGCAGCACAGTTATTTGCATATTGTGATTTATGATGCAAACAAAATCATTACGTCATATTTACGTAATTTATAGAGTGAAActtgtctaaaccggaccctgaacaaatatgaatcctgtcaaaaccagccATGTTACATGGTcccgaattttctaaattctaaaacatgaCCCTCTGAACACTGAATCCTGTCTAAATTGGACAAATATTAGGTCCCCCGACAGAAGTGGATCTAGGGGAGGGGTAGCAGGGGCCCAccaccccctaaattttgcgatagttataattttattatatattaatttttattttttttacgatccccctccaaacctcccccaaagttcccttggcattccacctcatgtcactggggaccccctaaatggattttctggatctgccactggcTGGTATGATCTGGTTTAGCAGGAATGTGCGAGTCTTATGGAtgttattatgtaattatgtaataaaacaattactgatCACCCCTTTCTGgcaatatcaggttttatggactgaagaaattgatattgatatCAGTATCTTCCGTCCATAAAACCTGATACTGCCCTCAGAGATggtcaataattgatatatatCTTAGGTGTTGAGTCTGCTTTAATAAACGCTGATCTAATGCGTGGTAATATATATCTTAGGTGTTGAGTGCTTTAATAAACACTTTTCTAATGTGTGGTAATAATAGACACTTACACATCATCTTCGATAACGTAATTTTCTGTGGCTGGTCCTATCTTCTGTGTCGCCTCACGGATACCATAAGGTGCTGAAATTTTAAACatacttttattataattttattatgtttgtgGTTGGTTGTGCTTATACATTTACATAAGGAAACTGTAGTGTAGGGAAACTATAGTCTGTTTGTGTGAAAAGGGAtctgatgaattggcatataatatataatgaataatgttagaacttatattaaaacatactactgagttttaaacccataccatctcaacacaatttttttactaaatatttctgtgtaaatgaaaaagtttcttaacaaacTGCCATCAAATTATATGGattaatctcatttttaatacaggggtgaagacaaaatgctaggaCAGCCTTAGCTGCATTGCTACTGAAGTAATCGATGATGCAGTACActgagactaaaggtagaaccgTGCGTTCTCTgttggctgttccatcagttaTCTTCATACCTGCATTGTAGAATAACATTTAGTCTAGATGCAATTTGAcgataatttgtaaagaaacttttttatttacaatgattttaaaaaagaacatttatttcagttgttatgggtttaaaacttactaatatatttttatatgaattttaactattcattatagagttatatgccaattcatgcAAATGGACTAAAAGCTATAAAATGCTACACAGaggacaaaaaagaaaagaggacatgttttacatgtatttaatgatacactcaatacatttttatttacagttatgtggTGAAGAACATATGATTAAAGActactccatgggctactccttttgaTTAGCCACAAGAGATGGTTTATGTGTACcggtaccatctcacagacaggatagtacatatcataaCCTTTACGAAGTACTTCTAATATATGTGAGcaaccaatatatttttaagggAAGCAATTCAACTGTAACTTACGatcagtaataataacatcaaaCATAGACTGGTGTCTCCACATGTGGTGCTTCGACGCATCGGCCACCAGTGCATCAATGTACTGACTCTCGAAACCATACTGTTTCAAGTTAGACCTGATGCTCTCGTCCGCTGCAcgctttttttgtttgtggcgACTCGGTTTGGCTGAAACATAAAGTGAGAGATcaccaatttaaaaacatatggcTGAGACCAGACATCTAAGTTGAAAACcacaaattttaaatacattgatACTGTAAACTtcaggaaggtgccaaaaagtggggtgggggcacaattttatatttacacacttttacactattataaagcaaacataaagcaaaatatctgaaaactCCCCCCacctgcttcctacgccagtgaactTATTTAGTAttgacaaatataaataatgtttactgCAATATCACTAATTAATCCATACCTGTGACATCAAACTATTACTTTTCAAAAACCGTGAACAATgcaatatgattttttttgtatcattCTGATCACAGGTATCTGtgaattgaaaatctgcatgacccatttatcggttacgcagaaataaatccatgtaacccatttcctttctgCGTAACCCGTTATATCCATGTAAAGGGTGCTAAAAAATTTGTGTGAACAAAATCTAGGTtacacaaaattagatttgtgtgaattcacctcatgtcactgccccccccccccccccccccccccacacacacacactgtttgGGGAACAAAAATAGCAACCCAGATCTAGACCTGATTTATGGAATTCTCTAATTTAAACTACGGCTAagttataaaaagaaatatcacattttattgacaaatTATTTACTATACGAAAAAGATCTCTTTGGTTAAAAGATCTGCATGGTTACGACAGGAGACTTAATCTTGGTCATTACCTTTTGCGTGAAGGAGAGGGTAGTCTATATCGGTGCCCATCACATAAGACCCGAAGTGAGCACAAGCAACCAACAAACtgcctgaaataaaacataaaacacacataaataaatagacattattatacgagcttgtgtgttgtactgattttacgaaacgagtgtcaggactTTGCCCAAGCAAGAGCAAGCGTAATACATAAATCCTAACACAAGTTTTGTAATATCAGTACAATAAAcacgtgagtgtaataatttctttattatccatattattgttgttaatttttttttatgaataacaaggaccgtttcaaaatgtttcaaccacaagtAGAAGGAGATGATGAAATGACTTCCTAAATTCACATGCagagtctgagctaggactggggaaGAAATatcatgttatgacatcacttctcaaaattacgtcattacatgtgtgcttcatatgatttttattaactcgATTATGTTTAACCATGTGGacaataattaaatatctttCCATCAATATACTATATGATAAGACTGAATACAAAGTGCTTGGTTGTGCTTTTTATGCATTCAATctcaatgaaacaaaaacaaattaacactgTCAAAAAGGGTTAAAaccccatgaaagtcaaacttgattggtaactgataaagctatacaaaacatttcagctcaatagcTTAAGGCATTGCAAAGTCCAGAAAACTCTGATGGTTTTACTGGCTACCATAAATATATTCCATGTCATTGATAACTACATCCATAACATGCTAGAAAATTatactttaaaattttaatttaaaaattagtttgttttttcccacatgcattgtgatgaatatctatatatcaataaaacttggtttgCAGTCTATAAAGTTTCATTTATCTAGGATTTATAGATTTACAGAAATAGATCTAAATAGGAACCTTAAATGTTGAgctgaaaagtttgttttgttttagagcATACCGATTTAATGTTGAgctgaaaagtttgttttgttttagagcATACGGATTTAATGTTGAgctgaaaagtttgttttgttttagagcATACAGATTTAATGTTGAgctgaaaagtttgttttgttttagagcatactgatttaatGTTGAgctgaaaagtttgttttgttttaagagcatactgatttaatGTTGAGCTGAATGCAAAAGTTGACACTGTTGAAAAACTAATACCTATATATCacctttttacttcataaagggGAGAGAAAAATGCTTATGAAGATCGATTCAGTATATGCAGCAAGAAATTCAAGTAATAttagaaagaaattattttgggCAGATATATACCGGGAATCAATATTTTTTAAGGAGATGGATTGAttgataaaattacaataatattatataaaataatatgtactgAATTCActcatacaaatatattttgaagaaaTCAGTTTTCCCTTTACCTGTACCAACAAAAGGATCAAAGACCAAAGAATTTTTGTCCACTTTAGCCAAATTCGCCATGATCAACGAAAGACCAGCTTCCATACTTGTATttcctgaaataataaaaatggtaaaataacttaaaagatatgcatttttttttaatattcatgatgatgtttaacaacaccactagattacactgaattatttaatcatcagctattagatgtcaaacatttggtaattctgacacgtggtcatcagaggaaacctgctaaatgtttcctaatgctgcaagggatcttttatatacactttcccacagacaggaaagcacataccacggcctttgatcagttgtgatgAAATTCAAATTTAAACTGTGATGTCACgtgttaaagtaaagtttgttttatttaacgacgccactagagcacattgatttttaatcttatcatcggctattggacgtcaaacatatggtcattctgacactgtttttagaggaaacccgctgtcgccacataggctactcttctttacgacaggcagcaagggatcttttatttgcgcttcccacaggcaggatagcacaaaccatggcctttgttgaaccagttatggatcactggtcggtgcaagtggtttacacctacccattgagccttgcggagcactcactcagggtttggagtcggtatctggattaaaaatcccatgcctcgactgggatccgaacccagtacctaccagcctgtagaccgatggcctgccacgacgccaccgaggccggtcacgtgttaaagggacagaccccagtttttaaacactaaggcataattttcaccaagactctagtttcaacccgtaacaatggacactaatttacaaacctgtaacaaatttggatacaacagagtgaaacaagagtctgtgactttgaaatacccataaaaatagaataaaacacgatttcataacagttacttctcagatgcacgtgcatttttataaatatgaaaaatgcattttgtggtattagaaacaccagaataaccagaaacacttcggttgtactgaaatgtataatctaaacaataaaatataagtaatgtttgatttcagtgatcataaacggctccaatagtgaaaaatatgctgtagtgtttaaaaactagggtatgtctctttaaccTATTGGTCACCTGTAATGGATATGATCCCTGTGTAGATAGCCAGCgaaggctatatacacggccgccATGTCTATAGCTATTTCTGTGTTAAGTAACAAATATGGTGACCTCCATTATtgatggaattcatctttgtacgcagcatttagcacgatgtgtgtaTGGTAGTTGACTAGACCAGAGCAGAAATAGATCCTACTGAAATGCGCCATTGGTTAAGTATAAAGAAGGCAGTCGGCAGTACGAATCAAAAGACCCtgtggttgatattttccacagTAAGAAACACttgtgatgaatcctctatatagATTTTTGGTCATGGTGCAATTTTGAGACTGCCCCTTTAAATCTAGTGGCATGCATCAAGTAAACTCCAACATGGAAGGAAGgacgtgttttatttaacgatgcactcaacacattttatttatggttatatggcatcagacatatgattaagaaccacacagatattgagagaggaaacctgctatcgccacttcatggctaactcttttcaattagcagcaagggatcttttatatgcaccatcccacagacaggatagtacatactacagcctttgttaaaccagttgtggagcactggctggaacgtgaaatagcctaatgggtccaccgacggggattgatcctagactgactgcgcatcaagcaaacgctttaccactgggctacatgtcgCCCTAGGGTAAGTTATAGAATGAAATGTAATATGCAAggctgttttaaaaattatccatcttctcttttgatttgtactgccgACGGCCTTCTTTATACCTAACCAATGGCGCATtcagatcctagaccgaccgcgcatctagcgaacactttaccactggactatgtcccgcccctaaagTCCAACAAATGcttcagttaaagggacagaccctagtttcaacccgtgaaaattaacactaattttagttaatctacaaacccgtaacacatttggataaagttacaattgagtgtaacatgagtctgtgactttgaaatagtgaaataccctctaaaccTAGACTAAAActagactccataactgttacttctcagacacacgagctttttgaaaaatatgagaaatgcattttgtgatattaaaaataccaggatgaccaaaaactcttcgaatgtacggaaattgataatctaaaccataaaatctaagtaaagtaggatttcagttatcaaaaacggctataatagcaaaaaatatgccttagtgtttaaaaactagggtatgtccctttaacacatcTCACCAAGAAaatgtctgttttgtaaatggTAATCTTGAATCTTgtctctctgtccgtctgttatctgtaaaacaagtaaaacaatttatatatggAGTGCCAGACGCGAAAATCTACAATTTATATATGGAGTGCCAGACGTGAAAATCTACAATTTATATATGGAGTGCCAGACGTGAAAATCTACAATTTATATATGGAGTGCCAGACGTGAAAATCTACAATTTATATATGGAGTGCCAGACGTGAAAATCTACAATTTATATATGGAGTGCCAGACGCGAAAATCTACAATTTATATATGGAGTGCCAGACGTGAAAATCTACAATTTATATATGGAGTGCCAGACGCGAAAATCTACAATGTAGCATGACATCAAAAACTGATAAAAAACATGGCTCAGAGTTTCATGTTGTTTGATTTGATGTTGAAAAGGTGATGTCAATGATGCTGTATTTTTACAAGATAAAACCTGAGATATAGTTTTTCAAGGTTATTACCATTATTTtgaggaaaaaagaagaaaaaagaagatgtTTTTTGCATAATAGGTTTTCCCCAAGTGatggttcatatatatatttaatcaagTATATctgatttgtttataaaaagagACAGTAAAAGAACAATCACATTTCACGCACACcactatttaattatatgtgtagctacatgtaacaatgatatgaattaaatttaaatatctcTTTCTATTAGCTTGTGAAGATTGCCCCAGAGAATGACTGTAGTCAACCAAGTTTGGAACTAaccaatcaaaactctagaagatAGACATCAAGGAAAGTTTGTTGGACTGATGATGAACATATCAGTATCAGAATAGCTCTGCTAATGAATGCCATGATGAGTAAAAACAAACCCATATCTAATAATCGATGTTGTAAAATTGCATATCCAAAATACAGTAAAAGTCAGGGCttatagaatttttataaaatccactagccatggtatcagtgattttaaaaattcactagccctactttactttaagttaatacagttttactaaataatagtaacaatCAGAGATGTCACCTGAAAAGGGAGataaagcttaaaaacactaacattggtggGTTGGAATggaggcaggatattcatattttctaaatagacatttgaccaaaacaatTGACTAGCCGTCAGACATGGCAATAGtacttatttactagcccaacatcgaataccactagccatgggagtggggctatcataatctagaagccctggtaagAGTATATGAAaaaatgaatacatgtacatacccatctaccaaaataaatattgtaggGATGGTCTGGAGCATTTGTTTTCCCGTAACCATAGTACTCCTGCAGAACAAAGGTGTGGTCCGGGGCGGACAAATTGACCGTTCCATACCGGGTGATATCATCTAGGGGGAGACTctacaagaaatattttaatctcTTACAACACAAATTCTAAATAAATCCACTTTGACATAatcttaacaaaaataaaacataatagaatttaaaatagAAATTCTCAATACAGGTTTCACCTTGTCCATTGCCAAAATAgtcaactgctaattttcatacaaagtggcttcaacatttagtctttggcggctactaagtatttttaaaattaaccacttttgaataattttcaaggaaatattctatatatctgaaaattggctcaAACTAAATTTGTTCCAGAGTGATTCCTAAAATAGATCTACAatgacattttctaaaaaaaaatcatcagaGAATTTCTAATTAAAATTCTAAATAAATCTACCAAATGACCTaatcagaaggaaagaaagacatgttttatttaacgacacactcaacacattttatttacggttatatggcgtcggacatatggttaaggaccacacagattttgagagaggaaacccactgtcgccacttcatggactactcttttggattagcagcaagggatcttttatatgcaccatcccacagacagggtagtacatactacggcctttaatataccagtcatggtgcactggctggaacgagaaagggcccaatgggcccaccgacggggatcgatcccacactgaccgtgcatcgagcgagcgctgtaccactggactacgtcccgcctgaCCTAATCAGAGGACTAATTGGGTTACTTTGAAACATGTACAAACACAAACAGTAATCCAAGACCcttatcagtggcggatccagaaaatccatttagaggCGGAGGCCCAAACATTCCTGAAGGAATTCCGCAGATTCTACAACataaaaaatatgaatataactGGCGCAAAAtttagatccgccactgcatatttttgaaaaaagaaattaaaacagCCAAAAGAAAGCAAATTATGAtctgtacattaattaattaaaattacgataattaattatagtatatatacatatgaagGTACCTCTATCTTTTTAACCTTTTCTTTATTTGAAATCTTTTTGTTGAAACTGCCAACATGAACCTTGTATGTAAATTTTGTAGACAGGAATGGagactgaaataaagaaaaccaCAAATTAACTAAGTTATGTATTTAGCACAAGAATATGCATATGTAGATAGTACACCAACAAGCATtggactgggtcaaagtttgacatCACCATAActtgttatttaatatattttatcttaaagggacattcctgagttcgctgcaatttttaagatgttattgataacagacttttcaacgattgtaattacatatcaaataaaatattagtggctgtatattaaacgtgtttctgattgttctaatatttgtactaggttaaatttcattttatttcctaaaatatttgttttcatatgtacgaaattatttgaagacaaaatccaattagggtttcttacaaatattaagatgaccagaaacacaatgaatatacagacactgatattctaagttgaatggtagaaatatgttattagttggaaacatcttacaatgcagcaaactcaggaatgtccctttaacattactTTTTATTGAATATCCTCAGAGAAGAAATCAGATGCCTTCTCATTCTACCAGTAAGAGATTAGTAAGGTGGTCTCTTAACAAAGTTTACTATTTTAACCAATACCTGCATAGGCATAGGAAGactgcagtgtgtgtgtggggggggggggggggggtgtattgcCTACATCTCCCTCCCTCACTTTTGGTGTCTATGACTTTATGGAAGTTGCCATTTAAGCAAGTTTGGCTATAATATCAAACACTGCTTTCATTAGTTTTAAGACTCCAAAGGTATGCTTCATGAAAAAAATCACCTTCAAAGTTTACCAACATTATTGAAACAGTCTTCACTCACAATGAACGCTTTAGGAATGTTCTCAATGTTGTGACACAGCTCTGTATAATTTCGTCCCTCGGCCCACAGTTCACATGCTGAccttaataaatacaaataaaatcaattttaaagtCACCCACCTACATAAATTTCAGAAGTACAAACTTTTTCTGtttcatataatatgtattttattttaccagaacaaaaatgtattatttaaagagCTAGATTAGTTTCATATCGATGAAAAACTTTTCAGAGCATGCCCTGTCAGAGAATGTGTCATCCTTGTTTTCTAACTTAAACAACTGTGGTTTTTGACAATGTCTGCTTTATAACAGAAACTCAAATAAATTGCTTGCTGTGATGTATATAGCATTAATACTAATAGCGATATCGAAACTATTATTGTTTAGTTAACGTACTATTACCACAAGTGTTAATATAACAATTACTGGAAGTGTATCCTAGAGTTACGTCATAGCCAAGCAGACGACAATTAAGTCTATGTTCTCAGTGAATAAAAGCCACTATCATTTTTGAAATGAGTTTGTTAAACCAGAACATTACACTTGccattaatgaaaaaaaaaggcaaTGTAGTAGTGGTCTAAGGGGTCATCCAacaattacacatgtatgtgacatAAAATTTAGCTTTTTTATACACCCTAccccatttaattttttgaaagaCT
Above is a genomic segment from Gigantopelta aegis isolate Gae_Host chromosome 7, Gae_host_genome, whole genome shotgun sequence containing:
- the LOC121377157 gene encoding tRNA (guanine(10)-N2)-methyltransferase homolog isoform X1, whose product is MAAPIKTTHWRKFLFHFAGEHLDFKLPELKSIASIFDIHLDIDEAAYSKENPFLVVRLSSEEDAKKIMTRTVLIRSACELWAEGRNYTELCHNIENIPKAFISPFLSTKFTYKVHVGSFNKKISNKEKVKKIESLPLDDITRYGTVNLSAPDHTFVLQEYYGYGKTNAPDHPYNIYFGRWITDGQRDKIQDYHLQNRHFLGNTSMEAGLSLIMANLAKVDKNSLVFDPFVGTGSLLVACAHFGSYVMGTDIDYPLLHAKAKPSRHKQKKRAADESIRSNLKQYGFESQYIDALVADASKHHMWRHQSMFDVIITDPPYGIREATQKIGPATENYVIEDDVREGHVAQRSQYGLSDIFKDLLNFAARYLRLHGRIVFWFPVVRREYSEANIAKHPCLHLISNCEQILNTKVARRLITMEKMAECTDVENSADYDIDHYGEASFRERYFHKNKGHDTITDDVEHSQVNMERVTIKDT
- the LOC121377157 gene encoding tRNA (guanine(10)-N2)-methyltransferase homolog isoform X2 yields the protein MTRTVLIRSACELWAEGRNYTELCHNIENIPKAFISPFLSTKFTYKVHVGSFNKKISNKEKVKKIESLPLDDITRYGTVNLSAPDHTFVLQEYYGYGKTNAPDHPYNIYFGRWITDGQRDKIQDYHLQNRHFLGNTSMEAGLSLIMANLAKVDKNSLVFDPFVGTGSLLVACAHFGSYVMGTDIDYPLLHAKAKPSRHKQKKRAADESIRSNLKQYGFESQYIDALVADASKHHMWRHQSMFDVIITDPPYGIREATQKIGPATENYVIEDDVREGHVAQRSQYGLSDIFKDLLNFAARYLRLHGRIVFWFPVVRREYSEANIAKHPCLHLISNCEQILNTKVARRLITMEKMAECTDVENSADYDIDHYGEASFRERYFHKNKGHDTITDDVEHSQVNMERVTIKDT